One Novosphingobium sp. G106 DNA segment encodes these proteins:
- a CDS encoding Gfo/Idh/MocA family oxidoreductase, whose translation MKPVRYGMVGGGQGAFIGCVHRTAAAIAGNWQLVAGAFSSTPEKSKASGLEIGVDPERTYGSWAEMLEAEVALPADRRIEAVSIVTPNHMHAPPAIAAMEAGFDVIIDKPLADSLANAQAIADAAARTGRRIAVTHTYTGYPLVKLMRKLVAGGEVGAVRRVSVKYTQDWLSRAEDLEGNKQAEWRVDPTRSGDAGAFGDIGTHAANLVEFITGERIAALCAELSMLPGRRIDDDGAALFRLAGGGKGTLTASQVCVGDMNDLAIAVYCEEAGLHWRQEQPNTLTIKRRERPDEVYHAGANRAYVPGDIAAIQRTPGGHPEGYLEAFANIYRAFGEQLRGAPAPQDEPGYATMADALAGMNFLRAALQSSRDGAVWIDL comes from the coding sequence GTGAAACCCGTCCGCTACGGCATGGTCGGCGGCGGCCAGGGCGCCTTCATCGGCTGCGTCCACCGCACTGCTGCGGCGATTGCCGGCAACTGGCAACTCGTCGCCGGCGCATTCTCCTCGACGCCGGAGAAGTCGAAGGCTTCGGGTCTCGAGATCGGTGTCGATCCCGAGCGGACTTACGGTTCGTGGGCCGAAATGCTCGAGGCCGAGGTTGCGCTGCCCGCCGACCGGCGGATCGAGGCGGTCTCGATCGTCACGCCCAATCACATGCACGCCCCGCCGGCCATTGCCGCGATGGAAGCGGGCTTCGACGTCATCATCGACAAGCCGCTCGCCGATAGCCTGGCGAACGCGCAGGCCATCGCCGATGCCGCCGCGCGCACCGGCCGCAGGATCGCGGTGACGCACACCTATACCGGCTATCCGCTGGTCAAGCTGATGCGCAAGCTGGTCGCGGGCGGTGAGGTCGGGGCGGTACGCCGTGTCTCGGTCAAATACACGCAGGACTGGCTCAGCCGCGCCGAGGACCTCGAAGGCAACAAGCAGGCCGAATGGCGCGTCGATCCGACGCGCTCTGGCGACGCCGGCGCATTCGGCGACATCGGCACCCATGCCGCTAACCTCGTCGAATTCATCACCGGCGAGCGCATTGCTGCGCTCTGCGCCGAGCTCAGCATGCTGCCCGGGCGCCGCATCGACGACGACGGCGCGGCGCTGTTCCGCCTCGCCGGCGGCGGCAAGGGCACGCTGACCGCGAGCCAGGTCTGCGTCGGCGACATGAACGACCTCGCCATCGCGGTCTATTGCGAGGAGGCCGGGCTGCACTGGCGCCAGGAACAGCCCAACACCTTGACGATCAAGCGGCGCGAACGGCCCGACGAGGTGTACCACGCCGGTGCCAACCGGGCCTACGTACCCGGCGACATCGCCGCGATCCAGCGCACGCCCGGCGGCCATCCCGAAGGCTACCTCGAAGCCTTCGCCAACATCTACCGGGCCTTCGGCGAGCAGCTCCGCGGTGCTCCGGCACCGCAGGACGAGCCCGGCTATGCGACGATGGCCGACGCGCTCGCCGGCATGAATTTCCTGCGCGCCGCGCTCCAGTCCAGCCGCGACGGCGCGGTCTGGATCGACCTCTGA
- a CDS encoding sugar MFS transporter: MAEGYNRRSIFWICVLALFTAALSFSIRTGASGAIKAAVLDPAVPAHSGEWIAAALGNSFLGFALSLLVISPLLDLIGAKRAILFASACFIVGPALILLSPSMTGIGQVYGLLTAGMVVSGFGWGASEASINPVVATLFPDEKTGKLNALHAWWPAGIVTGGLASLLFFQQLGLSWQALIGLIPISGAVFGLWALTQRFPKTESTVQGVPFIAMLAEPFKRPTFWIFPAIMFLTASAELAPGSWVDIALTQTVGMPGILVLIYVSAIMFVMRHFAGALEKRFSDMGLLCMCTIPAAIGLYLLSVANSPLTAIVAATLWAFGVCFMWPTMIAASARRFPRGGPWSIGIVGFAGAMAIYFVLPEIGKIYDKAKLDKAGGESAFAALQPGPELSHVLAYAAQQSFQVIALVPTVLFFIFGAVWLAERGGRAKRGGAVAAEQSA; encoded by the coding sequence ATGGCCGAAGGTTACAACCGCAGAAGCATCTTCTGGATCTGCGTGCTGGCGCTGTTCACGGCGGCGCTGTCGTTCTCGATCCGCACCGGTGCGTCGGGCGCGATCAAGGCGGCGGTGCTCGATCCGGCGGTTCCGGCCCATTCGGGCGAATGGATCGCCGCGGCGCTGGGCAACTCGTTCCTCGGTTTCGCGCTGAGCCTGCTGGTGATCAGTCCGTTGCTCGATCTGATCGGCGCCAAGCGGGCGATCCTCTTCGCCTCGGCCTGCTTCATCGTCGGGCCGGCGTTGATTCTGCTGTCGCCGAGCATGACCGGGATTGGCCAGGTCTATGGCCTGCTGACTGCGGGTATGGTCGTCTCGGGCTTCGGTTGGGGGGCCTCCGAAGCGTCGATCAATCCCGTTGTCGCGACGCTCTTTCCGGACGAGAAGACTGGCAAGCTCAATGCTCTCCACGCCTGGTGGCCGGCGGGCATCGTCACTGGCGGCCTGGCCAGTCTGCTGTTCTTCCAACAGCTCGGCCTGAGCTGGCAGGCGCTGATCGGCCTGATCCCTATCTCGGGTGCGGTGTTCGGGCTCTGGGCGCTGACCCAGCGCTTTCCCAAGACCGAGAGCACGGTTCAGGGCGTGCCGTTCATAGCCATGCTGGCGGAGCCGTTCAAGCGGCCGACCTTCTGGATATTCCCGGCGATCATGTTCCTCACCGCCTCTGCCGAGCTAGCGCCGGGGTCCTGGGTCGATATCGCGCTGACCCAGACCGTCGGCATGCCGGGCATCCTGGTGTTGATCTACGTCTCGGCGATCATGTTCGTCATGCGCCATTTCGCAGGTGCGCTCGAAAAGCGCTTCTCCGACATGGGCCTGCTTTGCATGTGCACGATCCCGGCCGCTATCGGGCTCTACCTGCTCAGCGTGGCGAATTCGCCGTTGACCGCGATCGTCGCGGCAACGCTCTGGGCCTTCGGCGTCTGTTTCATGTGGCCGACGATGATCGCCGCCTCGGCGCGGCGCTTTCCACGCGGCGGGCCGTGGTCGATCGGCATCGTCGGCTTCGCCGGGGCCATGGCGATCTATTTCGTGCTGCCCGAGATCGGCAAGATCTACGACAAGGCCAAGCTCGACAAGGCCGGCGGCGAGAGCGCCTTCGCCGCGCTCCAGCCCGGCCCCGAGCTCAGTCATGTCCTGGCCTATGCCGCCCAGCAGTCGTTCCAGGTGATCGCGCTCGTGCCCACCGTACTGTTCTTCATTTTCGGCGCGGTCTGGCTGGCCGAACGCGGCGGCAGGGCCAAGCGGGGCGGTGCCGTGGCAGCGGAGCAATCGGCATGA
- a CDS encoding sugar phosphate isomerase/epimerase, with amino-acid sequence MKGPAIFLAQFAGDEAPFNSLGAITKWAGSLGYKGVQIPTWDGRLFDLEKAAESQDYVDEVKGICAEAGVEVTELSTHLQGQLVASHPAYDTLFDGFAPPQVHNNVGARTDWAVEQLGLAAKASRRFGCTAHATFSGALMWHMVYPWPQRPAGLVEEGFAELGRRWKPILDKFDENGVDACYELHPGEDLHDGVTFDRFLEAVGNHARSNILYDPSHFVLQQLDYLAFIDIYHERIKAFHVKDAEFRPNGRAGVYGSYSGWVDRPGRFRSLGDGQIDFGAIFSKLTQYGYDGWAVLEWECALKHPEQGAAEGAPFIARHMIRKAEKAFDDFAGTGSDKALIAKVLGLGA; translated from the coding sequence ATGAAGGGTCCCGCCATCTTCCTCGCCCAGTTCGCCGGAGACGAGGCGCCGTTCAACTCGCTGGGTGCGATCACGAAATGGGCCGGTTCGCTCGGTTACAAGGGCGTGCAGATACCAACCTGGGACGGCCGTCTATTCGACCTGGAGAAGGCGGCTGAGAGCCAGGACTACGTCGATGAAGTCAAAGGCATCTGCGCCGAGGCCGGCGTCGAGGTGACCGAGCTGTCGACGCATCTCCAGGGCCAGCTCGTCGCGAGCCACCCGGCTTACGATACGCTGTTCGATGGCTTCGCCCCGCCGCAGGTCCACAACAACGTCGGCGCGCGCACCGATTGGGCGGTCGAGCAGCTGGGCCTCGCCGCCAAGGCCAGCCGGCGCTTCGGCTGCACGGCCCACGCGACTTTCTCGGGCGCGCTGATGTGGCACATGGTCTACCCCTGGCCGCAGCGCCCCGCCGGTCTGGTCGAGGAAGGCTTCGCCGAACTCGGTCGCCGCTGGAAACCGATCCTGGACAAGTTCGACGAGAACGGCGTCGACGCCTGCTACGAACTACATCCCGGCGAAGACCTGCACGACGGCGTCACTTTCGACCGCTTCCTCGAAGCGGTCGGCAACCATGCGCGCTCGAATATCCTCTACGATCCGTCGCACTTCGTGCTGCAGCAGCTCGACTACCTGGCCTTCATCGACATCTACCACGAGCGGATCAAGGCCTTCCACGTCAAGGACGCAGAGTTCCGCCCGAACGGCCGCGCCGGGGTCTATGGCTCCTATTCGGGCTGGGTAGACCGGCCGGGCCGGTTCCGCTCGCTGGGCGATGGGCAGATCGATTTCGGCGCCATTTTCTCGAAGCTGACGCAGTATGGCTACGACGGTTGGGCGGTGCTCGAATGGGAGTGCGCGCTCAAGCATCCCGAGCAGGGCGCGGCCGAGGGCGCACCGTTCATCGCCCGCCACATGATCCGCAAGGCAGAGAAGGCGTTCGACGACTTCGCCGGAACGGGTTCCGACAAGGCCCTGATCGCCAAGGTCCTCGGGCTCGGCGCGTGA
- a CDS encoding cytochrome c family protein, with amino-acid sequence MGRKSASARAFNYSAALKASGLTWTRANLDRFLQGPARMVPGTRMAVALTDNAQRAAVLTYLAAQK; translated from the coding sequence GTGGGCCGCAAGTCAGCCTCGGCTCGGGCGTTCAACTATTCGGCCGCGCTCAAGGCTTCGGGCCTCACTTGGACGCGGGCCAATCTCGATCGCTTTCTGCAAGGGCCGGCGCGTATGGTGCCCGGCACGCGCATGGCCGTTGCATTGACCGACAACGCCCAACGTGCCGCGGTGCTCACTTATCTGGCTGCACAGAAATGA
- a CDS encoding ThuA domain-containing protein — MKKTIKRVVLWGLLPIATIIAIMVVFNWDLVERVFLGGVKVYETQPPALPGDLKHPAVLVFSKTNGYRHEEAIPAANALFAQIAKDKGWGYFQTENGATFSPEILSRFDAVVFNNVSGDVFTPAQREAFKTWLESGGGFVGIHAAGDSSHEKWGWYMNDVIGAVFTQHTMKPQFQKATVHVEDARHPATQGLPASWARTEEWYSFAKSPRGKGYGILVTVDEKTYNPEGVFGKDLHMGDHPMVWWHCAGKGRVLYSAFGHQAAAYAEPEYRTLLTSAVTWAAHQQGSECGATPAAPPAAEKVP; from the coding sequence GTGAAAAAAACGATCAAGCGCGTAGTGCTCTGGGGTTTGCTGCCAATCGCGACAATCATCGCGATCATGGTGGTGTTCAATTGGGACCTCGTCGAGCGCGTGTTTTTGGGCGGCGTAAAAGTCTACGAAACCCAGCCGCCCGCTCTTCCGGGCGACCTCAAGCATCCGGCTGTCCTCGTTTTCTCCAAGACCAACGGTTATCGTCACGAAGAGGCGATCCCGGCGGCCAATGCGCTGTTTGCCCAGATCGCGAAGGACAAGGGCTGGGGCTATTTCCAGACCGAGAACGGCGCGACCTTCTCGCCCGAGATCCTTTCGCGTTTCGACGCTGTCGTGTTCAACAACGTCAGCGGCGACGTGTTCACTCCGGCACAGCGCGAAGCCTTCAAGACCTGGCTCGAGAGCGGCGGCGGCTTTGTCGGCATCCATGCGGCGGGCGACAGTTCGCACGAGAAATGGGGCTGGTACATGAACGACGTCATCGGCGCCGTCTTCACCCAGCACACGATGAAGCCGCAGTTCCAGAAGGCGACCGTTCATGTCGAGGATGCGAGGCACCCGGCGACGCAGGGCCTGCCGGCCTCTTGGGCTCGCACCGAGGAGTGGTACTCGTTCGCCAAGTCGCCGCGCGGCAAGGGCTACGGCATTCTCGTGACGGTCGACGAGAAGACCTACAATCCCGAGGGTGTGTTCGGGAAGGACCTGCACATGGGCGATCACCCGATGGTGTGGTGGCACTGCGCGGGCAAGGGCCGGGTGCTCTACTCCGCCTTCGGTCACCAAGCGGCCGCCTATGCCGAGCCGGAATACCGCACGCTGCTGACCAGCGCCGTTACCTGGGCCGCGCACCAGCAGGGCAGCGAATGCGGCGCGACGCCGGCTGCTCCACCCGCAGCGGAGAAGGTGCCGTGA
- a CDS encoding twin-arginine translocation signal domain-containing protein — protein sequence MINRRTMLKAAGATGAAGTAELIWKQNSASAAETSSTSTGEVALRPDEFALIAAMAEGVIPKTDTPGAIGAGGAGVLSADF from the coding sequence ATGATCAATCGACGGACAATGCTGAAAGCGGCTGGCGCTACGGGCGCCGCAGGGACCGCCGAGCTGATCTGGAAACAAAACTCGGCTTCTGCCGCCGAGACCAGCAGCACCAGCACTGGGGAGGTGGCCCTTCGGCCTGATGAGTTCGCACTCATTGCGGCAATGGCGGAAGGGGTCATTCCCAAGACAGATACACCGGGCGCCATAGGGGCGGGGGGTGCCGGAGTTCTTTCGGCTGATTTTTGA
- a CDS encoding sugar phosphate isomerase/epimerase, with amino-acid sequence MGVMGPDFLAAPLETLQQIRAIGYRSVEVSVATPDPALLRKQLDDVGLACTSGMVGGGPVNLSTPDALIKAAHSLRLTDVVLSALSPPGGFKPTKATDIIGAYVEMTTTLTADDYLKTAEQLNRQGQALAREGLRLGYHNHNFELRRFGDLSGLEILLQNTDPSAVSFEMDVGWITAGGLDPIPLLDAHPGRFTQMHVKEVARGTAPNTVLNIVAAPIGMGQIDWPRVLSAARAHGIKHFYVEQDPPFTIPRSQMITEAFGYLSRVRAP; translated from the coding sequence ATGGGCGTGATGGGGCCCGACTTTCTAGCCGCGCCGCTCGAGACCCTGCAACAGATCCGTGCGATTGGTTATCGATCCGTCGAGGTCAGCGTTGCAACTCCGGATCCAGCCCTACTGCGCAAGCAACTCGATGATGTCGGTCTTGCTTGTACCAGTGGCATGGTGGGCGGCGGTCCAGTCAACCTGTCGACCCCCGACGCATTGATTAAGGCGGCCCACAGCCTTCGTCTCACGGATGTAGTGCTATCCGCCTTGAGCCCACCCGGAGGTTTCAAACCCACCAAGGCCACCGATATCATAGGTGCCTATGTCGAGATGACAACGACGCTAACCGCGGATGACTATCTGAAGACAGCGGAGCAGCTCAATCGTCAGGGTCAGGCGCTCGCCCGGGAGGGGCTACGCCTGGGATACCACAATCATAATTTTGAGCTGCGTAGGTTTGGAGATCTGAGCGGCCTGGAGATCCTGTTGCAGAACACGGATCCTTCGGCCGTTTCATTCGAGATGGACGTGGGCTGGATCACCGCGGGCGGCTTGGACCCGATACCGCTGCTCGACGCTCACCCCGGGCGCTTTACACAAATGCACGTGAAGGAAGTGGCAAGAGGGACTGCGCCTAATACGGTCTTGAACATCGTCGCCGCGCCGATTGGTATGGGCCAGATCGATTGGCCGCGAGTCCTTAGCGCTGCCCGGGCCCATGGCATCAAACACTTCTATGTCGAGCAGGATCCTCCCTTCACTATCCCGCGCTCGCAGATGATTACCGAAGCGTTCGGTTACCTATCTCGGGTCCGGGCACCGTGA
- a CDS encoding GMC family oxidoreductase N-terminal domain-containing protein, whose translation MEDSYDAIVVGSGISGGWAAKELTERGLRVLMLDRGRMVRHGEDYPTEHQPSYEMKFRGLGDNRKYHMEYPGRPGSGNEASGHFFANTRDHPYTTAPDRPFKWTRGNQVGGKSLMWARQSYRYAPINFEENALDGHGVDWPVRYSDIEPWYDRVEQFIGISGSVLDYPTAPGGKYFQPPMPMNPIERDMQARMSKAFPDRPLTMARLANLTQAIGDDRQPCHYCGPCDRGCSTGSYFSTQSSTLPAAMATKRLTVMADSIATRILTNETGERATGVEVMDAKTRQKRTYHAKMVFVCASALESVRLLLLSANEKHPKGLGNSTGLVGKYIMDHLLSDFATATTPGPQMPHITGGRPGALWMPRFRNIRGEERQDYVRGFQCNAVVFNDDWQRGARTPGIGVGLKNQLRQTGDWHVLIGALCEMLPSLSNQVTLDPKVRDAWDSPVLRMDVTFGPNELAMSKAAGDDMVEMMKALGYQGVMRIGGEKPVPGSQIHEMGGAVMGRDKRTSVLDAHNRSHDIPNLFVTDGAAMSSSSQSNPSITYMAFTARAAAFAAGEFKAGRL comes from the coding sequence ATGGAAGATAGCTATGACGCAATCGTCGTCGGATCGGGCATCTCGGGCGGATGGGCCGCCAAAGAGCTGACCGAGCGCGGCCTGCGGGTCCTGATGCTCGATCGCGGCCGCATGGTCCGGCATGGCGAAGACTATCCCACCGAACATCAGCCTTCCTACGAGATGAAGTTCCGCGGGTTAGGTGACAATCGCAAGTACCACATGGAATACCCAGGCCGGCCAGGATCGGGGAACGAGGCGAGCGGTCACTTTTTCGCGAATACACGCGATCATCCCTACACAACTGCCCCCGACCGGCCGTTCAAATGGACCCGCGGCAATCAGGTTGGCGGCAAATCCTTGATGTGGGCGCGTCAGAGCTACCGCTACGCACCCATCAATTTCGAGGAAAACGCTCTCGACGGGCACGGCGTGGACTGGCCTGTGCGGTATTCCGACATCGAACCATGGTATGATCGCGTCGAGCAGTTCATCGGCATTTCTGGGTCGGTTCTTGACTATCCGACGGCACCGGGCGGCAAGTATTTTCAGCCCCCGATGCCGATGAATCCGATTGAACGCGACATGCAGGCGCGGATGAGCAAGGCGTTTCCGGACCGGCCACTGACGATGGCGCGGCTTGCCAATCTAACGCAGGCCATCGGCGATGACCGTCAACCATGCCACTATTGCGGCCCATGCGACCGAGGCTGCTCAACTGGCTCCTATTTCTCGACCCAGTCCTCGACGCTGCCGGCGGCGATGGCCACCAAACGCCTCACGGTCATGGCGGACAGCATCGCTACTCGAATCCTGACTAACGAAACCGGCGAACGCGCGACCGGTGTCGAAGTGATGGATGCGAAAACGCGCCAGAAACGCACCTATCACGCCAAGATGGTTTTCGTCTGCGCTTCGGCACTCGAAAGTGTCAGGTTGCTGCTGCTTTCCGCAAACGAAAAGCACCCCAAAGGCCTCGGAAATTCCACTGGCCTGGTCGGGAAATATATCATGGATCATCTGCTTTCCGACTTTGCGACTGCAACAACTCCTGGGCCCCAGATGCCGCACATCACCGGTGGCCGGCCAGGTGCTCTCTGGATGCCGCGTTTCAGGAACATTCGCGGCGAAGAGCGCCAAGACTATGTGCGGGGCTTCCAGTGCAATGCAGTCGTGTTCAACGATGACTGGCAGCGCGGTGCACGTACGCCGGGCATCGGGGTGGGTCTCAAAAATCAACTGCGTCAGACGGGCGACTGGCATGTCCTGATCGGAGCATTGTGCGAGATGCTGCCTTCGCTGAGCAACCAAGTTACTCTCGATCCCAAGGTCCGCGACGCTTGGGATAGCCCCGTGTTGCGGATGGATGTGACATTCGGACCGAACGAGCTGGCCATGAGCAAGGCGGCCGGGGACGACATGGTCGAGATGATGAAAGCGCTGGGCTATCAAGGCGTGATGCGTATCGGCGGCGAAAAGCCAGTTCCTGGTTCGCAAATTCACGAAATGGGCGGCGCGGTAATGGGGCGCGACAAGCGGACGTCGGTGCTTGATGCGCACAATCGCTCTCACGACATACCCAACCTGTTCGTCACGGATGGCGCAGCCATGTCATCGTCTTCGCAGTCCAATCCGTCGATCACCTATATGGCGTTCACGGCACGGGCAGCCGCTTTCGCGGCGGGCGAATTTAAAGCGGGAAGGCTGTGA
- a CDS encoding gluconate 2-dehydrogenase subunit 3 family protein, with translation MPEFFRLIFDEWFLKEQQVAFRLSLQSYDKQARELFGRDFVKCSASEQMKLLTEWDKQGSNPYASPPHPFGEFKRLTLHGYYTSQVGQNEELKTTMDGAEDNPNGPVMYGIAGMF, from the coding sequence GTGCCGGAGTTCTTTCGGCTGATTTTTGACGAGTGGTTCTTGAAAGAGCAGCAGGTGGCGTTCCGCTTGTCCTTGCAGTCTTACGATAAGCAGGCCCGAGAGCTATTCGGTCGCGATTTCGTCAAATGCAGCGCCTCTGAGCAAATGAAGCTGCTCACTGAATGGGACAAGCAGGGATCGAACCCTTACGCGAGTCCGCCTCATCCTTTCGGCGAGTTCAAGAGGCTGACGCTGCACGGATATTATACGTCCCAAGTCGGTCAGAACGAAGAACTGAAGACGACGATGGACGGCGCGGAGGACAATCCGAACGGCCCGGTCATGTACGGCATAGCCGGCATGTTTTGA
- a CDS encoding TonB-dependent receptor: protein MKARIPTGSEPLRKVLAAALASAGIAALCTPVIAHAQQAESKADQPAVDDSAIVVFARREAENVQDVPVSIQVVTGETLQKQLITRAEDISKFAAGLRLTSQNDSSGGLIILRGVRWAPGSGTEAIPIYLNDISFQPGDVLQSLFDIQQVEVLRGPQGTIRGAPSIAGAVTITSRKPDLDQFGGYASGLLGTHNRWYVQGAINAPIITDKLAIRIAGMVDNSEANRVHSLAPGAKGPRLRTENIRASLLFQPTDTLSINASYQYMKNSGTIYSQVAGPGSPGVQARNIRANYNGPALQADDYNAVSDLGRDAKASRQLITVNASWDILGQRLSYNYGYRHAGDGGSANVDVGNVVPGFDRRSSDGPQPPQGKSYYNVHELRLSSIRGGDRFFDYDIGYYRNRAEGTPTPTSLIYRPGSFGLPGTEVPGAVTTPVDRYAIPITTRIKLAIRNESYYGNLQLHLPGDTEFSGGIRHIRDRRPANINITSGSFFSLFRNPTGGFLPCTSPLFGGAITSPVYPGYCDFPVAAGVAFSATENYNKQYSATIWNASLSHKFTPDILGYATVGTSWRQGLPAIANTGLPSSLLFPNPEKATSYEVGLKTTIDGKLRINVDVFQIDYKGQLTTGEGVNYYDAVNQNIGTTSLAFYTNVDAKVRGVEAEVNFQPTRAINLGLNLSYSKIKSQGGIVPCNDPSRPLSPANPINTCPSPKGKTLNVSSPFQASANGSYTVPLGPVEGYFRFNVDFQGRNPNISSSAPARGRSVTPTPAYAIVDLFAGLTGGEGGWDVGVYAKNVFNKKQELSSLPLNNGVFSDFGPPGYDVINTTVPREVGLSVRYSFGSR from the coding sequence ATGAAAGCACGAATTCCAACCGGTAGCGAACCACTCCGTAAGGTCCTAGCCGCGGCCTTGGCTTCCGCGGGCATAGCAGCCCTTTGCACTCCTGTAATCGCACATGCGCAGCAGGCTGAATCGAAAGCAGACCAGCCTGCTGTAGATGATAGTGCCATCGTCGTATTCGCCCGCCGCGAAGCGGAAAACGTTCAAGACGTCCCGGTCTCCATTCAGGTCGTGACCGGCGAGACCCTTCAAAAGCAACTGATCACCCGGGCCGAAGATATTTCCAAGTTTGCCGCAGGGCTGCGGCTGACGAGCCAAAATGACAGCAGCGGCGGGTTGATCATCCTGCGCGGCGTTCGCTGGGCGCCCGGATCGGGCACGGAAGCAATTCCGATCTATTTGAACGACATCAGCTTTCAGCCGGGCGACGTCCTTCAAAGCCTGTTCGATATCCAACAGGTCGAGGTGCTGCGCGGCCCGCAGGGAACCATTCGCGGCGCCCCGTCAATTGCAGGCGCTGTAACGATTACCTCTCGCAAACCCGACCTCGATCAGTTCGGAGGATATGCGTCCGGTCTGCTTGGCACGCACAATCGCTGGTATGTCCAAGGGGCGATCAACGCACCGATCATCACGGACAAGCTTGCAATCCGCATTGCCGGCATGGTCGACAATAGCGAGGCCAATCGCGTCCACAGTTTGGCGCCCGGTGCCAAGGGCCCAAGGCTGAGAACCGAGAATATTCGCGCATCGTTGCTTTTTCAGCCGACCGACACATTGTCGATCAATGCGTCTTATCAGTACATGAAGAACAGCGGCACGATCTATTCCCAGGTCGCAGGACCCGGTAGTCCGGGAGTTCAAGCCCGCAACATCCGCGCTAATTACAACGGGCCGGCTTTGCAGGCCGACGACTACAACGCGGTATCTGATCTCGGTAGGGATGCAAAAGCCAGCCGGCAGCTGATCACGGTCAATGCCAGTTGGGACATCCTGGGCCAAAGATTGAGTTACAACTACGGATACCGCCACGCGGGTGACGGTGGTTCAGCCAACGTTGACGTGGGCAACGTCGTGCCGGGGTTCGATCGCCGCTCAAGCGATGGCCCGCAGCCACCACAAGGCAAAAGCTATTACAACGTTCATGAATTGAGACTTTCATCGATCAGGGGCGGGGACCGTTTCTTCGATTATGACATCGGCTATTATCGTAATCGGGCCGAAGGCACGCCGACGCCAACATCGCTGATCTACCGGCCAGGCTCCTTTGGCTTGCCGGGCACCGAGGTTCCGGGCGCAGTCACGACGCCCGTGGATCGCTATGCCATACCGATCACGACCCGGATCAAGTTGGCGATCCGTAATGAATCGTACTACGGCAATCTCCAGCTCCATCTGCCGGGCGATACCGAATTCAGCGGCGGCATTCGTCACATTCGTGACCGGCGCCCAGCCAACATCAACATCACCAGCGGCAGCTTCTTCTCGCTATTCAGGAATCCCACCGGCGGCTTTCTGCCATGCACTAGCCCCCTTTTTGGTGGCGCCATTACCAGTCCAGTCTATCCTGGCTATTGCGACTTTCCCGTCGCCGCGGGCGTCGCGTTCTCGGCGACCGAGAACTACAACAAGCAGTACTCCGCGACGATCTGGAATGCGTCGCTGTCGCACAAATTCACGCCAGATATTCTCGGTTATGCGACGGTCGGCACCTCCTGGCGGCAGGGTCTTCCTGCTATCGCTAACACCGGCCTCCCGTCGAGCCTGCTGTTCCCAAATCCCGAAAAGGCCACGTCCTATGAAGTCGGCCTCAAGACGACAATCGACGGAAAATTGCGAATCAATGTCGATGTGTTTCAGATCGACTACAAGGGTCAGCTCACGACAGGCGAAGGCGTAAACTATTACGACGCGGTCAACCAGAATATCGGCACGACGAGCCTCGCCTTTTACACTAACGTCGACGCCAAGGTACGCGGCGTCGAGGCCGAAGTGAACTTCCAGCCGACGCGAGCAATCAACCTCGGCCTCAACCTGAGCTATTCCAAGATCAAGTCTCAGGGTGGGATCGTCCCCTGCAATGACCCGTCCAGGCCGCTTTCGCCGGCAAATCCGATCAATACCTGCCCCTCTCCCAAGGGGAAGACACTAAATGTGTCGTCGCCATTCCAGGCTAGTGCGAACGGCAGTTACACCGTGCCCCTGGGTCCGGTTGAAGGCTACTTCCGGTTCAATGTCGATTTCCAGGGCCGCAATCCCAACATTTCCTCCTCGGCTCCGGCCCGCGGCCGCTCTGTAACGCCGACGCCGGCCTACGCGATCGTGGACCTTTTCGCTGGACTGACCGGTGGAGAAGGCGGCTGGGACGTCGGTGTCTATGCCAAGAATGTCTTCAATAAGAAGCAAGAACTAAGCAGTCTGCCACTAAACAATGGCGTATTCTCTGATTTCGGACCTCCCGGATATGACGTGATCAACACTACGGTCCCGCGCGAAGTGGGTCTTTCCGTGAGGTATTCGTTTGGGTCACGGTAA